aCTGTCTGTTACTCTCCCCCAAACCTGCCTCCTTCCACTTCTGTTCCCTGAAATCACCTCTCCCCTTCTTGTCTTGCAGCCCGCCCAAGCCGACCGTGTTCATCTCTGGTGTGATCGCCCGGGTAAGAGCCACTCCGTCAAATCCTTGGCATGGGGTCAGACTCCTCCTGTCCTTGTTAAACCCCACCCATCTGTCAGGGTTCAGGGCCCCTGGGCTGTGTCGTGTCCGTGGTGTGCTTCTGTCGTGAGCACTGTGTGGAACGGTAACCGCACGGCGCGTAACCGCACGGCGCGCACCCAGGAACGcggcctgcctccccctgcttcctcATGCTCCCTCTTGTCTTTAGACTCAACCAGGGCTCGGCCGGCCACCCCTGAGCTGAGcatgttttttcatctttaaatggttgaaaaactCAAAACAAGAAGTATATGTTGTGACACCTGGAAATCACATGAAATTCATATCCCGGTGTCCACGGATGAAGGCTCAGTGGCCGGTCACGCATGTGCGTCTGTAGCTGCTCTCATGCCACAGTGGCAGAGTGTGTGACCACAGAGCCTGaagtatttactctctggcccgtTACAGAAAATGCTTGCCGACCCCTGGACTGAACTCACAGATGTTTGTCCTACCCTTTACCTTTCTTCTGGCGAGAcccaacttccttttttttaaagatttacttatttattttagagagagagtgagcggaagcgggaggggcagggagagggagagagaatctcaagcagacgccgtgctgagtgcggagcccgaggtggggctcgatctcaccaccctgagatcatgacctgagccaaaaccaaaattcggatgcttaactgactgtaccacccaggcgccccccccaacattttttttaatgagccaCCAGCAAACTCGCGTTTGAGGGCAGTGATACCATCCACAGCCCTGTGGCTCGCAGTACATTCGAGCCCTTAGCATGTGATGAATGGAGACCATGCGGTTGCTCAGAGTGGCTCCCCCCAGCGCCCCAAGGCCTCTGGGACAGACGGGAGGCACACCTACTGCATGAGAGAAAACTAACTGCTGACCCGAGTCCAGAGTCAGCCCACGGTCGCTTGGCTCTGCCGGAGCACGCCGTGGCTCTAGCCTGCTCTCGGTGCCTGGGCCCCAGCCACCTCCACACTTGCACTGTTGGCACAAGAAGGCAAGTCCTCCTGACAGATAGCCAGGTAccttctctgagactcagcaGGTTGACTCTGGCTTCACCTCGCAGCTTTCAGCCCCACGCCATGTGTCTGCTTCCCAGCCAGTGCCCTGACTCGGCCGTGGCAGCAGATCAGAATTGAAGACACTGGATTTGGTTCGGTCTTGTCCGAGTTGGTCACAAGAACAGTTCTGGCAGAGGAAGGCCACCCAACACCAGCTTAGTGCCGAGGGAGTCCCATGGTGACCCGAGctcatggcggggggggggggggggtaaggggGGCGGCAGAGACTGTGAGCATTCTTACCCCCAGGATGGTTCCTGGGCCTCGGTGCCCCCTTCCGCACCCCAGAGAGTGGCTTCAGGAGCCCCAGAGTCCCAGGGGACAGCCCGTTCCCTGCCAGCTGGTTCCCCATGCCCTCCCCTACCATGCAGGGAAGCCAGTAGACGTGGTGCTGGGGGCCTCGCTGTCGCATGTCCCCGCTGTCCACTGTGAGTGAGCCAGTGCATTCTGTCTCATGACAGGGCGACAAAGACTTCCCCCCGGCGGCCGCGCAGGTGGCTCACCAGAAGCCGCACGCCTCCATAGACAAGCATCCTTCGCCGAGAACCCAGCACATCCAGCAGCCTCGCAAGTAACGGGGAGGACCCAGCGCCTCCACCAGCCGTGCCTCAATTTCCCGATCTTTTGTATTTCCCCGGCAAAGAGAACTGGCATTTTCTTCAAGACACTGTCCCTATGGGAAATCTAAGACAAAGTCAAGTGCCCCTGCCTTTGCCTTAAATTTCCATATCTGAAACTAGAAAGAATTTGACCCTCAACCTTGTGTCCAGGGAGTCCCTGGTTGGTGGCCTTTGAGGATCTTGGTGTCCCTGCAAGTGCCATAAGCCGAACTTGCCCAGACCCAAGCCAAGGGAAGTTTCCAGAGCTCAGCTTTACTTCTGTGTCAGCAGTCATCGAAGGCCCTGCCTGTGGTCTTAAAAACAAGAGGGCGCACATTTGGGAAGACAAGATAGATGGAGGCGAGAGGAAAAGTCGCCCGCTTCATGCTTTTTAGTAACAGGACCCTGCGTCTTAACAGCTGGGGGAGAACGGGCGTTAATTACGGGGCGGGTGTCAGGAAGGCGGGGCAGGGTAGGTTTTTGGTGAAAGTGGCACCAGGGCCCCTGAATTCCCCTCCCTGTGTGATGGGGTCACTGCACGGGGGGACAGCAGGTGCTCCCGGGAGAAGCCAAAGAGAAGCTCCCATCATTGAAATGGCTCTTTAATCTCAGGAGCCGCATCCTGGAAAATTAGAATCTAGGCAGTCTGCCCGGAGGGAGCGCCTCCCAAGTCCGCACTGCCTCCTGATCCAGCCAGCCTCCACCTCCACCGGGGCAACTGGGCAAGGCTGCGTGTTTCAGAATCCCCTCCAGAGCTG
The Ailuropoda melanoleuca isolate Jingjing chromosome 3, ASM200744v2, whole genome shotgun sequence DNA segment above includes these coding regions:
- the DAP gene encoding death-associated protein 1; the encoded protein is MQQLITPPSVFIVVKAGGMRIVQKHPHSGDTKEEKDKDDQEWESPSPPKPTVFISGVIARGDKDFPPAAAQVAHQKPHASIDKHPSPRTQHIQQPRK